One stretch of Prochlorococcus marinus XMU1402 DNA includes these proteins:
- a CDS encoding photosystem I reaction center protein subunit XI: MSDFQKSFSESTSSIKFDEKYIDSSVQPNDIGVAEQWAVKTVADPCVGNLATPVNSGYFTKAFINNLPFYREGISPNFRGLETGAAFGYLLYGPFTMTGPLRNSEFALTAGLLAAIGAVHILTALLVLYNAPGKSPNVQPPDATVNNPPKDLFTRAGWADFTSGFWLGGCGGAVFAWLLVGTLHLDTIMPIIKNIWTAG, encoded by the coding sequence ATGAGCGACTTTCAAAAATCATTCTCAGAATCAACAAGTTCAATTAAGTTTGATGAGAAATACATAGATAGTTCTGTACAACCAAATGATATTGGTGTTGCAGAACAATGGGCAGTAAAAACAGTTGCTGATCCTTGCGTTGGTAATTTAGCTACTCCAGTTAATAGTGGTTATTTTACAAAAGCCTTTATAAATAATTTGCCTTTTTACAGAGAAGGTATTTCTCCTAATTTTAGAGGTTTAGAAACTGGAGCAGCTTTTGGATATCTTCTATACGGTCCTTTCACTATGACTGGCCCATTAAGGAATTCTGAATTTGCTTTAACAGCTGGACTTCTTGCTGCTATTGGAGCTGTTCATATCTTGACAGCACTTTTAGTTCTATACAATGCACCCGGTAAATCACCTAATGTGCAACCTCCAGATGCGACTGTTAATAATCCGCCAAAAGACTTATTTACGAGAGCTGGTTGGGCTGATTTTACAAGTGGATTTTGGTTAGGAGGCTGTGGAGGAGCTGTTTTTGCTTGGTTACTTGTTGGTACATTACATCTAGATACCATAATGCCAATCATTAAAAATATTTGGACTGCTGGTTAA
- a CDS encoding photosystem I reaction center subunit VIII produces MPSDLPSLLPSIFIPLIGIAMPAVFIVLIGRFITATE; encoded by the coding sequence ATGCCATCTGATTTACCAAGTCTTTTACCTTCAATTTTTATTCCATTAATTGGTATAGCAATGCCTGCTGTTTTTATCGTATTGATTGGAAGATTTATTACAGCAACTGAATAA
- a CDS encoding glycosyltransferase family 2 protein — MSDIKQLISIIVPVFNESESIALLLDEVINVMSFYKFNFELIVVNDGSKDNTQQVLKQLTLKIKELSVISLRKNYGQTAAMSAGFDNSKGDIVITLDGDLQNDPNDIPKLISEINNGYDLICGWRFNRKDKLINRKIPSKIANKLIALVTGLKLHDYGCSLKAFKREIIDDIKLYGELHRFLPVLANIEGARIKEIKVNHRRRQYGSSKYGIDRTFRVLMDLLTVWFMTKFLTRPMYGFGFVGIISIFISLLMSSYLIVLKLIGEDIGNRPLLMFALILGIAGVQLFSFGLLSELLIRTYHESQSRPIYRIRSISNTNQN, encoded by the coding sequence ATGTCAGATATAAAACAATTAATTTCTATTATCGTCCCTGTTTTCAATGAAAGTGAGAGTATTGCCCTTTTATTGGATGAAGTTATAAATGTAATGTCATTTTATAAATTTAATTTTGAATTGATTGTTGTAAATGATGGTTCTAAAGATAATACTCAGCAAGTATTAAAACAACTAACTCTAAAAATTAAAGAATTGTCAGTTATTTCCCTTCGCAAAAATTATGGGCAAACTGCTGCAATGTCAGCTGGCTTTGATAATTCTAAAGGGGATATCGTCATTACTTTGGATGGTGATTTACAGAATGATCCAAATGATATTCCTAAATTAATTTCTGAAATTAATAATGGCTATGATTTGATTTGTGGGTGGAGGTTTAATAGGAAAGACAAATTAATTAATAGAAAGATACCATCAAAAATAGCGAATAAATTAATAGCTCTGGTAACAGGTTTGAAATTGCATGACTATGGATGCTCATTAAAAGCTTTTAAGAGAGAAATAATAGATGATATTAAGTTGTATGGTGAACTGCACAGGTTTCTACCAGTTTTAGCAAATATTGAAGGTGCAAGAATCAAAGAAATAAAAGTCAATCATAGAAGAAGGCAATATGGATCTAGTAAATATGGAATTGATAGAACTTTTAGAGTTTTAATGGATTTACTTACTGTTTGGTTTATGACTAAATTTTTAACAAGACCAATGTATGGATTTGGTTTTGTTGGAATTATAAGTATTTTTATTAGCCTTTTAATGAGTTCTTATTTGATAGTTTTAAAATTAATAGGTGAGGATATTGGAAATCGTCCCTTGCTAATGTTCGCATTAATATTAGGAATTGCTGGTGTTCAATTATTTAGCTTTGGATTATTGAGCGAACTATTAATTAGGACATACCATGAAAGTCAAAGTCGTCCAATTTATAGAATTAGATCAATAAGTAATACCAATCAAAATTGA
- the psaB gene encoding photosystem I core protein PsaB has protein sequence MATKFPSFNQGLAQDPTTRRIWYGIATAHDFESHDGMTEEKLYQKLFSTHFGHLAIIALWVAGNLFHIAWQGNFEQFVLDPTHVRPIAHAIWDPHFGSGITEAMTQAGASGPVNIAYSGLYHWWYTIGMRTNEQLFQASIFMSILACWTLFAGWLHLQPKFRPSLAWFKNAESRLNHHLAVLFGFSSIAWTGHLVHVAIPESRGQHVGWDNWLTVLPHPAGLAPFFTLNWGAYAQNPDSLDQVFGTAEGAGTAIFTFLGGLHPQSEALWLTDIAHHHIAIGTVFVIAGHMYRNTFGIGHSLKEITEAHNTRHPNDPHKGSFGINHDGIYETVNNSLHFQLGLALASLGVATSLVAQHMGALPSYAFIARDYTTQSALYSHHQYIAMFLMVGAFAHGAIFFVRDYDPELNKDNVLARVLGTKEALISHLSWVTMLLGFHTLGIYVHNDVVVAFGNPEKQILIEPVFAQFVQAAQGKMMYGFNALLSDPTSSASLAANSLPGNHYWMDLINRQDALSAFLPIGPADFLVHHAIALGLHTTALILIKGALDARGTKLIPDKKDLGYAFPCDGPGRGGTCDSSSWDAMYLAMFWALNLLAWVTFYWHWKHLAIWQGNVAQFNESGTYLMGWFRDYLWLNSAQLINGYNPFGVNSLSPWAWMFLFGHLVWATGFMFLISWRGYWQELIETLVWAHQRTPIANLVGWRDKPVALSIVQARLVGLAHFTIGNILTFGAFVIASTSGKFG, from the coding sequence ATGGCAACAAAATTTCCATCATTTAACCAGGGTCTAGCTCAGGACCCTACAACCAGACGAATATGGTACGGAATAGCTACCGCTCACGACTTCGAAAGTCATGATGGTATGACCGAAGAAAAGCTTTATCAGAAGCTTTTCTCCACACATTTTGGTCATTTAGCAATAATCGCCCTCTGGGTAGCTGGTAACTTATTTCATATTGCTTGGCAAGGTAACTTCGAGCAATTTGTACTTGATCCGACCCACGTTCGTCCTATTGCTCATGCTATTTGGGATCCACATTTTGGATCTGGAATCACAGAAGCAATGACACAAGCTGGAGCTAGTGGTCCAGTAAACATAGCTTACTCAGGTCTCTACCATTGGTGGTACACAATTGGAATGAGAACTAATGAGCAACTCTTTCAAGCTTCAATTTTTATGAGTATTTTGGCTTGTTGGACTCTATTTGCAGGTTGGTTACACTTACAGCCAAAATTCAGACCTTCTCTAGCTTGGTTTAAAAATGCAGAGTCAAGATTAAACCATCATTTAGCTGTCTTATTTGGATTTAGTAGTATCGCTTGGACAGGTCATTTAGTTCATGTTGCTATACCTGAATCAAGAGGACAACATGTAGGTTGGGATAACTGGTTAACTGTGCTTCCACACCCTGCAGGATTAGCTCCTTTCTTTACCTTAAACTGGGGAGCATATGCTCAGAATCCTGATTCTCTAGATCAAGTATTTGGAACAGCTGAGGGAGCTGGTACTGCAATCTTTACCTTCTTAGGTGGTCTTCATCCTCAAAGTGAAGCATTATGGCTTACTGATATTGCGCACCATCATATTGCGATTGGAACAGTTTTTGTAATTGCAGGTCATATGTATAGAAATACCTTTGGTATTGGTCATAGCCTCAAAGAAATTACAGAAGCTCATAATACAAGACATCCTAATGATCCGCATAAAGGTAGTTTCGGAATAAATCATGATGGAATATATGAAACTGTAAATAATTCATTGCATTTCCAACTTGGATTAGCATTAGCATCACTTGGCGTAGCAACTTCACTTGTAGCGCAACATATGGGTGCACTTCCTTCTTACGCTTTTATTGCAAGGGACTACACTACACAATCTGCTTTATATAGTCATCATCAGTACATTGCAATGTTCTTGATGGTTGGTGCATTCGCACACGGAGCCATTTTCTTTGTAAGAGATTATGACCCCGAATTAAACAAAGATAATGTTTTAGCAAGAGTTCTTGGAACAAAGGAAGCTTTGATAAGTCACCTTAGCTGGGTAACCATGTTGTTAGGATTTCATACTCTTGGAATTTATGTTCATAACGATGTCGTTGTAGCTTTTGGTAATCCTGAAAAGCAAATTCTAATTGAGCCAGTATTTGCTCAATTCGTTCAAGCTGCTCAGGGTAAGATGATGTATGGATTTAATGCTTTATTATCTGATCCTACAAGTTCAGCAAGTCTCGCAGCTAATTCATTGCCAGGTAATCATTACTGGATGGATCTTATTAATAGACAAGATGCATTAAGTGCTTTCTTACCTATTGGTCCTGCAGATTTCTTAGTTCACCATGCTATTGCTTTAGGACTTCATACAACTGCATTAATCCTTATCAAAGGTGCACTTGACGCTAGAGGAACAAAATTAATTCCTGATAAGAAGGATTTAGGTTACGCTTTCCCTTGCGATGGACCTGGACGTGGAGGTACTTGCGATAGTTCATCTTGGGACGCTATGTACTTAGCAATGTTCTGGGCCTTGAATTTACTAGCATGGGTCACTTTCTACTGGCATTGGAAACACCTAGCAATTTGGCAGGGTAATGTAGCTCAATTTAATGAATCAGGGACTTATCTAATGGGTTGGTTCAGAGATTATCTCTGGTTAAACTCTGCTCAACTTATTAATGGATACAATCCATTTGGAGTAAATTCTTTATCTCCTTGGGCTTGGATGTTCCTATTCGGTCACTTAGTTTGGGCTACTGGTTTCATGTTCCTAATATCATGGCGTGGTTACTGGCAAGAATTAATTGAAACATTAGTTTGGGCACATCAGCGTACTCCTATAGCTAATCTTGTTGGTTGGAGAGATAAGCCAGTTGCACTTTCAATCGTTCAAGCTAGACTAGTTGGACTAGCACATTTCACGATTGGAAATATACTTACGTTTGGTGCATTTGTTATCGCATCAACCTCAGGTAAGTTTGGTTAA
- the psaA gene encoding photosystem I core protein PsaA codes for MTISPPESGEKNKKVLEDPVKADPRPIDFAKLDKPGFWSTKLSKGPKTTTWIWNLHADAHDFDVHTGDAEEATRKIFSAHFGHLAVIFIWMSAAFFHGARFSNYSGWLADPTHVKPGAQQVWAIVGQEMLNADLGANYNGIQISSGIFHMWRAWGITNESELMALAIGAVVMAALMLHAGIFHYHKAAPKMEWFQDIESMLNHHIAGLVGLGSLAWAGHCIHIGAPTAALLDAIDAGSPLVINGKEIATIADMPMPHQLCDPQIIGQIFPGLASGTGNFFSLNWLAFSDFLTFKGGLNPVTGSLWMTDVSHHHLAFGVIAIIGGHMYRTNYGIGHSMKEILDSQQGDPILFPAPKGHQGLFEFMAESRHAQLAVNLAMLGSISILVSHHMYAMPPYPYIATDYMTVLGLFTHHMWIGGLFIVGAGAHAGIAMVRDYDPAKHIDNVLDRILKARDALISHLNWVCMWLGFHSFGLYIHNDTMRALGRPQDMFSDSAIQLQPIFAQWVQSIQASAVGTSLLAGTAEALPHKALSEVFNGSLVEVGGKVAIAPIPLGTADLMIHHIHAFQIHVTVLILLKGVLYARSSRLIPDKASLGFRFPCDGPGRGGTCQVSSWDHVFLALFWMYNCLSIVIFHFSWKMQSDVWGLTGGNFAQSSITINGWLRDFLWAQASQVLTSYGQSISMYGLMFLGAHFIWAFSLMFLFSGRGYWQELFESIVWAHNKLKVAPTIQPRALSITQGRAVGVTHFLVGGIATTWAFFHARLFGLG; via the coding sequence ATGACCATCAGCCCACCAGAAAGTGGAGAAAAAAACAAAAAAGTTTTGGAGGATCCTGTTAAGGCCGATCCAAGACCTATTGATTTTGCCAAATTAGATAAGCCAGGTTTCTGGTCAACTAAATTATCTAAAGGTCCAAAAACTACAACTTGGATCTGGAATTTGCATGCTGACGCACATGATTTCGATGTGCATACAGGCGATGCTGAAGAAGCAACAAGAAAAATCTTTTCAGCCCATTTTGGACATCTTGCAGTCATTTTTATATGGATGAGTGCTGCATTTTTCCATGGAGCAAGATTTTCTAATTATTCAGGTTGGTTAGCTGATCCAACTCATGTCAAACCAGGAGCTCAACAAGTATGGGCAATTGTTGGTCAAGAAATGCTAAATGCTGACCTTGGTGCTAACTACAACGGTATTCAAATCAGTTCAGGAATATTTCACATGTGGCGTGCATGGGGAATTACTAACGAGAGTGAACTTATGGCTTTAGCAATAGGTGCTGTAGTAATGGCTGCACTTATGCTTCATGCCGGAATTTTTCATTATCACAAAGCAGCTCCAAAAATGGAGTGGTTTCAAGATATTGAGTCTATGCTTAACCACCACATAGCTGGTTTAGTAGGACTAGGATCTTTAGCATGGGCTGGTCATTGTATTCATATCGGAGCTCCTACTGCAGCTCTATTAGATGCAATTGATGCAGGCTCTCCTTTAGTCATCAATGGTAAAGAAATAGCAACTATTGCAGATATGCCTATGCCGCATCAACTTTGTGATCCACAAATTATCGGTCAGATATTTCCAGGATTAGCAAGTGGAACAGGTAATTTCTTTAGTTTAAACTGGTTAGCTTTTTCAGACTTCCTTACTTTCAAAGGTGGACTTAACCCAGTGACAGGAAGCTTATGGATGACTGATGTTTCACATCATCATTTAGCTTTTGGTGTAATAGCAATTATTGGTGGTCATATGTATAGAACCAATTACGGTATTGGTCATAGTATGAAAGAAATATTAGATTCACAGCAAGGAGACCCAATATTATTCCCTGCTCCTAAAGGTCATCAAGGTCTTTTTGAGTTCATGGCAGAAAGTAGACATGCCCAGCTTGCGGTAAACCTAGCAATGCTCGGATCAATAAGCATACTTGTATCTCATCACATGTATGCGATGCCTCCATATCCATATATAGCTACTGACTATATGACAGTTCTTGGATTATTTACTCATCACATGTGGATAGGTGGATTATTCATAGTAGGTGCGGGAGCGCATGCTGGTATTGCGATGGTTAGAGATTACGATCCAGCTAAACATATTGATAATGTATTAGACAGAATACTTAAAGCAAGAGACGCATTAATTAGTCACTTGAACTGGGTATGTATGTGGTTAGGATTCCATAGTTTTGGACTCTATATTCACAACGATACTATGAGAGCTTTGGGTAGACCCCAAGATATGTTTAGTGATTCTGCAATTCAACTTCAGCCAATTTTTGCTCAATGGGTACAGAGTATTCAAGCATCTGCTGTTGGAACTTCGCTTTTAGCAGGTACTGCAGAAGCTTTACCTCACAAAGCTTTAAGTGAAGTTTTTAATGGAAGTTTAGTAGAGGTTGGTGGAAAGGTTGCTATAGCTCCTATTCCATTAGGTACAGCTGATTTAATGATTCATCATATTCATGCTTTCCAAATTCACGTAACTGTTTTAATACTTCTCAAAGGAGTACTTTACGCTAGAAGTTCTAGGTTGATCCCTGATAAAGCCTCTTTAGGATTTAGATTCCCTTGTGATGGACCTGGAAGAGGTGGTACATGTCAAGTTTCTTCATGGGACCACGTGTTCTTGGCTCTTTTCTGGATGTACAATTGTTTATCAATAGTTATTTTCCACTTCTCTTGGAAAATGCAGAGTGATGTTTGGGGACTTACCGGTGGTAATTTCGCACAAAGTTCCATTACTATTAATGGTTGGTTAAGAGATTTCCTCTGGGCGCAAGCTTCTCAAGTTTTAACAAGTTATGGCCAATCCATAAGCATGTACGGTTTGATGTTCTTAGGAGCTCACTTCATATGGGCATTTAGTTTAATGTTCCTCTTTAGTGGACGGGGATATTGGCAAGAATTATTTGAATCAATTGTTTGGGCACATAACAAACTTAAAGTTGCCCCAACTATTCAACCAAGAGCTTTATCTATCACTCAGGGTAGAGCAGTAGGTGTAACACACTTCCTTGTCGGTGGTATTGCTACCACATGGGCTTTCTTCCATGCTCGCCTTTTCGGCTTGGGCTAA